Proteins found in one Pararge aegeria chromosome 12, ilParAegt1.1, whole genome shotgun sequence genomic segment:
- the LOC120627912 gene encoding WSCD family member AAEL009094, translating into IMNRRSTFLIAVIVVLVYFSIIVFMLRPLQSGRSYYGNNIGISHLGFREIRVSWCKDLRLRSPPSSHVVALVSYPGSGNTWLRYLLQQVTGIVTGSIYMDYGLRMHGFPAENVTDGSVLVVKTHEAPPVEPNKFKSAILLIRNPRDAILADFNRLHKGHIGTAPKSAFKKKSHEPNKSDWTSYVFNQLSVWESLHRQWITKFLGPIHVVFYELLVRDTRNSLLGILNFLNHTVSEEDMNCAVAKREGIYKRKKKYKDFEPFSPEMYSAIYTVRQRVLKLVKEYNDKHKNITLVVVECARDVNVQNPAQSYNEKTSIEK; encoded by the exons ataatgaacagACGATCAACATTTCTTATCGCTGTGATTGTAGTGTtggtttatttttcaataattgtttttatgttaCGGCCTTTACAAAGTGGCAGGAGTTATTATGGTAACAATATAGGCATCAGTCATCTGGGATTTCGTGAGATAAGAGTGAGCTGGTGTAAAGATTTAAGATTGCGGTCACCGCCCTCATCGCACGTAGTAGCCCTTGTGTCTTATCCAGGGAGTGGAAATACTTGGTTACGGTATCTCCTGCAACAGGTTACAG GTATAGTTACTGGATCAATATATATGGATTATGGCCTCCGCATGCATGGTTTCCCAGCTGAAAATGTGACAGATGGCTCAGTGCTAGTTGTCAAAACTCATGAAGCTCCACCAGTGGAGCCCAACAAGTTTAAATCTGCAATTCTTCTTATTAGAAACCCTAGGGATGCTATTTtg GCTGACTTCAATAGATTACATAAAGGACATATAGGCACAGCGCCAAAATCGGCCTTTAAGAAGAAATCGCATGAACCCAATAAATCTg ATTGGACCTCGTATGTATTCAACCAGCTGTCAGTGTGGGAGTCATTGCACCGGCAATGGATCACGAAGTTCCTTGGGCCCATACATGTGGTATTCTATGAACTGCTTGTGCGGGACACAAGAAATTCCTTGCTaggaattctgaattttctgaaCCACACTGTCTCAGAG GAGGACATGAATTGTGCGGTGGCTAAGCGGGAAGGAATTTATAAACGTAAGAAGAAATATAAAGACTTCGAACCATTCTCACCTGAAATGTACTCTGCTATTTACACAGTCCGTCAGAGAGTACTGAAACTGGTTAAAGAATATAatgacaaacataaaaacattacCCTTGTTGTGGTGGAG
- the LOC120627914 gene encoding uncharacterized protein LOC120627914 → MWKRLLVLALLVQRKLIASEQVNGETENKRTSRQLNFGDCCPCPGQATFHDLESATTRLDAASVGDDSCPCRSTSDSEGASSMFRPVFRAIDPSVSTLPKKEERKPLLNPEVGLASSVLETLREVTDQEYQEALERDAARSASKIMDPEISEIEPSNVVNIILSPKEENNDDIISEATENKGTSCILPPLSTNTNEHLRLQPPMKLLKQLLTPPKISSNGILNRNRFDMDGSASNTQERLLQPLKNNILDNIMTRSNLLNLRPLSNTDNRDFLTSPNILQKYYMKNNIKDRMLLRNRPLLDVQPKATNKHKGLFTKNTVGYEDSVNEPDETPGFNSVKKFEMPDEDNILQSTACMEMVKEANMSLKDNLTDFDAVPSSSKTIEVKNPNIIETPNIMEQDTEADTFNDKVLDKDINTSNLNTLQTVTEINRFPENSEVTTEVIGEDAKFVDKQNNDSEIEITTEHLDNLQDMDSEPSITRNIVRNFQDAENRECASSTKGKSNNEESPENLMSSSAEKDKNNSEIKPLPNIKANIYRTLENFKKANEKIQEKLRSNVQNALQSRIPSDEPHKISVNTDTQPHSEIHASSGEQSREPTNSITTTKKNITTQDLQKMSDSLLKVALKDDSESSTISYNNEELKENQSAEIVEEVSDKNDMITSPTTLNLKNDSINLKNIDGKINKNVETVENICDNKIIVSKNSDFSKINNEHNEMTAQPSNSVFNSISRLDLDPSKLGLLHGDSTVQLQDKIEPMEGIKDFFNNLRSSKTDAVTNDAGRSVLLANQPRLGYKKDINDDSSNGISGDYMPKFNYNSNLSSYKAKVASPKSLDIKSLVPTPPLNSDKDADILGLASQRIPQTSNYKNLLKNNVGSGLNPLFKPLHNPKMLQDTFSSIVPSLPERVQSHSNNIFKSFRDSVTLGEREPLRINQNNLLGESLINPDNLFGAMLKTHEDFNDRLQTFHSDLNRRISSISPKTPFDSSRLLWPESRLKNSKNEAVFYDVLNKNIRTLPGKTKSSTMKNTILLKNTPIMESIKKKTADAALRSNKNAMLRHNAKPKVSISPQQTNVGLKKGPIAINTPKSYLNTKKTPKHNIKIKPLKENKVTISFATTTIQPNTLKSGFKPLHPTDSLRSRSTVGSVKLPKFSKSSDKKPTLKSKLELNDPEILASDIKESKVKLPRISVEESESVHSGNQNNENRRFASRQEANRRKSLLLSKLKNAFPTGTATNDMKRNNNLLLSTHNENGLDASQSASNTVDTSISAVSLAGETPKDNQQFKCKMVCIKDFLESKDTHGIIMKFTVFVLFLFTHTNTLFADKPCAIRSIANQSVVCVCNSTYCDEVLRDQPAPGTFVVYTSSSGGLRFKKSVGQWSYDQTCCKLTLELDPSKKYQRIEGFGGAVTDSAAINWKSLPPVLQDYLVNSYFSENGLEYNMVRTPIGGCDFSTRPYAYNELPLDDGGLTNYTLSPEDIFYKIPMFKSILKVAKTTVHVIATTWSPPVWMKSNHNYSGSSQLKPQYYQSYADYHLKFIEKYTAAGVPIWGITTTNEPINGLLSLAKFNSLGWTMQEMGKWIEHNLGPTIRNSKFKNVKIITGDDQRITIPYWFNVMLIYSPKALEYIDGIGVHYYTDKFIPPAIFESVTLTHPDKFILATEACEGSFPWEKSKVLLGSWARAKAYIIDIFQDLNYNLVGWIDWNLCLDMEGGPNWAGNFVDSPIIVDKERQEFHKQPMFYAMGHFSKFIPRNSVRIKITEKHSILPSSLHKIAFLTPKNTIVVIIYNDGNAKSINIRNKKHKATLLLEAHSITTVEYPHT, encoded by the exons ATGTGGAAGCGGCTTCTTGTGTTGGCGTTATTAGTGCAACGGAAAttg atagcATCAGAACAAGTAAATGGAGAAACGGAAAACAAAAGGACGTCAAGACAGTTGAACTTCGGCGATTGTTGCCCGTGTCCAGGGCAAGCTACATTTCATGATCTGGAATCAGCGACCACTCGTCTAGATGCAGCATCAGTTGGCGACGACAGTTGTCCATGCAGATCCACATCGGATTCTGAAGGCGCCTCATCTATGTTCAGGCCCGTCTTCAGAGCGATAGATCCATCTGTTAG CACATTACCTAAAAAAGAAGAGCGAAAACCACTACTAAATCCAGAAGTGGGCCTTGCGTCTTCAGTTTTGGAAACATTGCGAGAAGTTACTGACCAAGAATATCAAGAAGCATTGGAACGAGATGCAGCAAGAAGTGCATCAAAAATAATGGACCCAGAAATTTCGGAAATTGAACCAAGTAATGTAGTCAACATTATTTTAAGCCCTAAGGAAGAAAATAATGATGACATAATTTCTGAGGCCACAGAAAATAAAGGGACTAGCTGTATCCTCCCTCCTTTAAGTACAAATACCAATGAACATTTACGACTACAGCCCCCAATGAAATTGCTAAAGCAACTTTTAACTCCACCGAAAATTTCGAGTAATGGTATTTTGAATAGAAATCGTTTTGATATGGACGGCAGCGCCAGTAACACCCAAGAACGACTTTTGCAAccattgaaaaataatattttagataacATAATGACACgatcaaatttgttaaatttaagacCACTTTCAAACACGGATAATAGAGACTTCCTCACTTCGCCAAACATCCTTCAAAAgtattatatgaaaaataatataaaagatcgAATGCTTTTGCGGAATAGGCCATTGTTAGATGTCCAGCCCAAAGCTACAAACAAGCATAAGGGGCTTTTTACAAAGAATACTGTAGGCTATGAAGATTCAGTTAATGAACCAGATGAAACACCAGGTTTTAATAGCgtgaaaaaatttgaaatgccCGATGAAGACAACATTTTGCAAAGCACTGCTTGTATGGAAATGGTTAAGGAAGCAAATATGTCTCTTAAAGATAATTTGACAGATTTTGATGCAGTTCCAAGTTCCTCAAAAACTATTGAGGTTAAAAATCCGAATATCATAGAAACCCCAAATATTATGGAACAAGATACAGAGGCTGATACATTTAATGATAAAGTATTggacaaagatataaatactaGCAATTTAAATACTCTTCAAACtgttactgaaataaatagGTTCCCCGAGAATAGTGAAGTAACAACAGAAGTAATTGGTGAAGATGCCAAGTTTGtagataaacaaaataatgattCAGAAATTGAAATCACTACAGAACATTTAGACAATTTGCAAGATATGGATTCTGAACCGAGCATCACTAGAAATATAGTTAGAAACTTCCAAGATGCTGAAAATAGAGAATGTGCTTCTTCCACTAAAGGCAAAAGCAATAATGAAGAGAGTCCGGAAAATCTTATGTCTTCATCTGCAGAAAAAGACAAGAACAATTCGGAAATAAAACCATTGCCAAATATCAAAGCAAATATATATAGGACactggaaaattttaaaaaagctaaTGAAAAAATTCAAGAAAAATTAAGATCGAATGTACAAAACGCGTTACAGTCACGTATTCCAAGTGATGAACCTCACAAAATATCGGTCAATACAGATACGCAGCCTCACAGTGAAATACACGCTTCTTCTGGGGAACAATCACGAGAACCTACAAATAGTATTACAactacgaaaaaaaatataactactcAAGATTTGCAAAAAATGTCAGATTCATTACTCAAAGTTGCTTTAAAAGATGACTCTGAATCTTCTACGATATCTTATAACAATGAAGAGTTAAAAGAAAATCAATCTGCAGAAATCGTTGAGGAAGTATCTGATAAAAATGATATGATCACTTCACCGACTACTTTAAATCTGAAAAATGattcaatcaatttaaaaaatatcgatgggaaaattaataaaaatgtagaaaCAGTGGAAAATATATGTGATAACAAAATCATAGTATCAAAGAATTCTGATTTCAGTAAAATTAATAACGAACATAATGAAATGACTGCACAACCAAGTAATTCAGTTTTTAATAGTATATCTCGGTTAGATTTGGATCCTTCAAAATTAGGACTTTTGCACGGAGACTCTACAGTTCAACTTCAAGATAAAATAGAACCTATGGAAggtattaaagatttttttaataatcttagaTCTTCAAAAACAGACGCCGTAACAAATGACGCAGGTCGTTCAGTACTTCTTGCTAATCAACCACGACTTGGGTATAAGAAAGATATTAACGATGACTCTTCAAATGGTATTTCTGGAGATTATATGCCGAAATTTAACTATAATTCTAACTTAAGTTCATACAAAGCTAAGGTAGCAAGTCCAAAATCTCTCGATATTAAATCACTAGTTCCAACCCCTCCCTTAAATTCGGACAAAGACGCAGATATATTGGGTCTCGCATCACAAAGGATTCCTCAAACATCTAATTacaaaaatctattaaaaaataatgttggaaGTGGTTTAAATCCTCTATTTAAACCATTACATAATCCTAAGATGCTTCAGGATACATTTTCCTCCATAGTGCCAAGTCTTCCAGAACGAGTTCAGTCTCactcaaacaatatttttaaaagttttcgtGATTCTGTAACTCTAGGTGAGAGAGAACCTTTAAGAATAAACCAGAATAATTTGCTGGGTGAATCCCTGATAAATCCCGATAATTTATTCGGAGCAATGTTGAAGACGCACGAGGATTTTAACGACAGATTACAAACTTTTCATTCAGATCTCAACAGGCGAATTAGTTCAATATCTCCAAAAACGCCATTTGATAGTTCTCGATTATTATGGCCTGAAAGCAGattaaagaattcaaaaaatgaAGCTGTATTCTacgatgtattaaataaaaatattagaacaTTGCCTGGTAAAACAAAATCATCTACTATGAAAAATACGATACTCTTAAAGAATACACCTATAATGGAATCTATTAAGAAGAAAACAGCTGATGCAGCACTCAGATCAAATAAAAATGCTATGCTTAGACACAACGCTAAACCAAAAGTCAGTATTTCACCTCAACAAACAAATGTTGGTCTTAAAAAAGGACCAATTGCCATAAACACTCCTAAAAGTtatctaaatacaaaaaaaacaccaaaacataatataaaaattaaacctctaaaagaaaataaagtaacaaTATCTTTTGCTACGACAACAATTCAACCCAACACCTTAAAATCCGGTTTTAAACCTTTACACCCAACAGATTCTCTTAGGTCCAGATCTACCGTTGGTTCGGTGAAGTTGCCCaagttttcaaaaagttcaGATAAGAAACCAACACTGAAATCAAAATTAGAATTAAACGATCCGGAGATTTTAGCAAGTGACATAAAAGAATCTAAAGTAAAACTTCCTCGCATTTCTGTCGAGGAATCAGAAAGCGTACACAGTGGAAATCAAAACAATGAAAACAGACGTTTCGCTAGTAGACAAGAAGCAAATAGAAGAAAATCTTTGCTACTTTCgaaattaaaaaatgcttttcCAACAGGAACGGCAACTAACGAtatgaaaagaaataataatcttCTATTATCTACACATAACGAAAATGGATTAGATGCATCACAATCAGCTTCTAATACAGTTGATACAAGTATATCTGCTGTTAGTTTAGCAGGTGAAACACCGAAAGATAATCAACAGTTTAAATGCAAAATGGTCtgtattaaagattttttagaaTCAAAAGATAC ACATGGCATAATCATGAAGTTTactgtgtttgttttatttttatttacgcatacaAATACACTTTTTGCGG ATAAACCGTGTGCTATAAGGTCGATAGCAAATCAATCAGTAGTGTGTGTATGCAATTCAACATATTGTGATGAAGTGCTCAGAGACCAGCCTGCGCCTGGCACATTCGTTGTTTACACTTCATCTTCG GGTGGGCTACGTTTTAAAAAAAGTGTTGGCCAGTGGAGTTACGATC aaacatGCTGTAAATTAACCCTAGAATTAGATCCATCCAAAAAGTACCAGCGTATTGAGGGATTCGGTGGTGCTGTAACAGACTCTGCCGCAATCAACTGGAAAAGTCTGCCGCCGGTGCTGCAGGATTATTTGGTCAA TTCTTACTTCAGCGAGAATGGTCTGGAATACAATATGGTGCGGACACCTATCGGTGGTTGCGACTTCTCGACTCGCCCCTATGCCTACAATGAACTTCCTTTGGATGATGGAGGCCTTACTAATTACACACTCTCACCGGAGGACATATTTTACAAA ATACCTATGTTCAAATCGATCCTGAAAGTGGCAAAGACAACAGTTCACGTGATTGCTACCACCTGGTCGCCGCCAGTTTGGATGAAATCCAACCACAATTACAGCGGCTCCAGCCAGCTAAAACCTCAGTACTACCAAAGCTACGCTGATTACCATTTGAA atttATAGAAAAGTACACAGCGGCAGGTGTTCCCATTTGGGGGATCACAACGACCAATGAACCTATTAATGGATTGTTATCACTAGCAAAGTTCAATTCACTTGGATGGACTATGCAAGAAATG GGAAAATGGATTGAGCATAATCTAGGTCCTACAATACGTAACTCGAAATTTAAGAATGTGAAAATAATAACTGGCGACGACCAGAGGATAACAATACCCTATTGGTTCAATGTA ATGCTCATATATTCCCCTAAAGCGTTAGAATATATAGACGGTATAGGAGTGCATTATTATACAGACAAGTTCATTCCTCCCGCCATATTTGAATCAGTGACTCTTACACATCCAGACAAATTCATTCTTGCTACTGAAGCCTGCGAAG GTAGTTTTCCCTGGGAAAAAAGTAAAGTCCTTTTAGGATCTTGGGCAAGAGCAAAAGcctatataatagatatatttcAG gaccttaattataatttagtgGGATGGATTGATTGGAACTTGTGTTTAGATATGGAAGGAGGTCCCAACTGGGCGGGTAACTTCGTCGATTCTCCTATAATTGTAGACAAAGAGCGTCAGGAGTTTCACAAACAGCCGATGTTCTACGCTATGGGTCATTTCTCAAAATTCATACCTCGTAACTCCGTTAGGATCAAAATTACAGAAAAGCACTCTATTCTCCCATCGAGCTTACATAAAATCGCTTTTCTTACTCCCAAGAATACTATTGTCGTTATTATTTACAACGA CGGCAATGCCAAAAGTATCAACATACGAAATAAAAAGCACAAGGCGACATTACTTTTGGAAGCCCACTCTATTACGACTGTAGAATATCCTcacacataa
- the LOC120628140 gene encoding CCR4-NOT transcription complex subunit 10, with protein sequence MANFKEELAVLAYQNYLKKDFTSALQNLSDLEGIVANNNTLLKRVQHNKAVVEFAASDLKNIDKFKMAIGHIANLTFTDIDIKDLSVPCMLYNYAVLLYHSRYYYQCVVILEKLLTSKNIKDVKLHNQIVLLLLEATLCRRTYEKTLEIAKTYGDSLKSNNDVSSLYERLVSRAQLYLGYKIKLKPDSIENVFIVAQQKYLNGDIIDAANTLGQYRTIKYNYDLKTQGEDIWAAINNNLGVIYLSIKKPYLASKYFQHAVKEHFKAMDNDDSDILIVCKDRPLYVFNLGLALLAASNSEGAFECLVEAARHYPNNPRIWLRLAECCVKKCCSDEAQPFTVKKLGSGPHTKILLTKENKEKYPVCGDSFAIPSLSLEFAALCLKNAISLLPDQETSGSSSAGFIQAPPGPPINWKQRCDLKNSILVLQSYIFLQLQDPLSALMSANELLTQSDATNGQKAWAHIYAAEALINLDKTNDAADHLHPPMIHDLVSDAPSHIRDMVAISVWAKAAVCQILRGDLLTARKILLQINSPQVLPLQMYLEICTGNIDNCHTILRKIRTSNSSNF encoded by the coding sequence ATGGCTAACTTTAAAGAAGAATTAGCAGTATTGGCCTACCAGAACTATTTGAAAAAAGACTTTACGTCGGCATTGCAGAATCTAAGTGACTTGGAGGGTATTGTAGCCAACAATAACACGTTACTAAAAAGGGTACAACACAACAAGGCTGTAGTAGAATTTGCGGCCAGTGATCTcaaaaatatcgacaaatttaAAATGGCCATCGGTCATATAGCAAATCTCACCTTTACAGACATCGATATCAAAGATTTGAGTGTGCCGTGCATGTTATACAATTATGCAGTGTTATTGTACCATTCCAGGTATTACTATCAATGTGTagttattttagaaaaactatTAACGAGTAAGAATATAAAGGATGTAAAACTGCATAATCAAATTGTATTGCTGCTGCTTGAAGCTACATTATGTAGGCGTACATATGAAAAGACTCTAGAAATTGCAAAAACTTATGGTGACTCATTGAAATCTAACAACGATGTTAGTTCCTTGTATGAAAGACTTGTTTCAAGGGCTCAACTTTATCTGGGATACAAGATTAAGTTAAAACCGGACTCtattgaaaatgtatttattgtagCCCAACAGAAGTACCTTAATGGAGATATTATAGATGCAGCTAACACCCTTGGCCAATATAGGACAATAAAGTATAATTATGATCTTAAAACTCAAGGTGAAGACATATGGGCggctataaataataatcttggTGTTATATATCTATCAATCAAAAAGCCATACTTGGCCTCCAAATATTTTCAGCATGCTGTAAAGGAACATTTTAAAGCTATGGACAATGAtgatagtgatattttaatagtgtGTAAAGATAGACCactttatgtgtttaatttaggaCTGGCACTACTTGCTGCAAGTAATTCTGAAGGAGCATTTGAGTGTTTGGTAGAAGCTGCTCGGCATTATCCAAACAATCCTAGAATTTGGTTAAGGCTTGCTGAATGCTGTGTAAAAAAATGTTGCAGTGATGAAGCTCAACCTTTCACTGTAAAAAAATTAGGCAGTGGAccacatacaaaaattttactaacaaaagagaataaagaaaaatatcctGTATGTGGAGATTCATTTGCCATACCCTCACTATCTTTAGAGTTTGCAGCACTTTGTTTGAAGAATGCAATTTCATTGCTCCCTGATCAAGAAACGTCAGGAAGTTCATCTGCAGGTTTCATCCAAGCTCCACCTGGGCCACCTATTAATTGGAAACAGAGATGTGATTTGAAGAATTCAATCCTTGTTCTTCAAAGTTATATTTTCCTGCAATTACAAGATCCCTTATCAGCTCTCATGAGTGCTAATGAGCTGTTGACCCAATCAGATGCAACAAATGGTCAAAAAGCATGGGCCCATATTTATGCAGCAGAAGCGTTAATTAATCTTGATAAAACGAATGATGCTGCTGACCATTTGCATCCTCCTATGATTCATGACTTGGTCTCTGATGCCCCTAGTCATATACGAGATATGGTAGCTATTTCTGTTTGGGCAAAGGCAGCTGTATGCCAAATTTTGAGGGGAGATTTACTAACAGCGAGAAAGATTTTACTGCAAATCAATTCACCACAAGTTTTACCTCTCCAAATGTACTTAGAAATTTGTACAGGGAATATTGATAATTGCCATACAATTTTACGCAAAATACGTACATCAAATAGTTCAAATTTCTAA